In Planctomycetaceae bacterium, the following proteins share a genomic window:
- a CDS encoding O-acetylhomoserine aminocarboxypropyltransferase/cysteine synthase yields the protein MSKVDHKLEIESLALHGGQEADPTTGSRAVPIYQTTSYQFKNSDHAANLFGLREFGNIYTRLMNPTTDVLEKRIALIDGGVGALATASGQAAISLALLNIAQAGDEIISADNLYGGTYNLLHYTFARFGIKVNFVKSNDLAAFQKAITPKTKAIYAESIGNPKLDVADLEGLANVAHKNGIPFVLDNTVSPYLLRPIDFGVDIVVYSATKFIGGHGTSVGGLIVDSGKFDWTNGKFPLIAEPEPSYHGINFVEALKPLGNIAYIIKARVTLLRDLGPALSPFNSFLFTQGLETLHLRLPRHSENAMAVANYLKKHPKVSWVNYPGLSSSPEKDRVKKYLPKGAGAILGFGIKGGLEAGKKFIDSLDLISHLANVGDAKTLAIHPATTTHQQLSPAEQLATGVTPDFIRLSVGIEHIDDIIADINQALEKA from the coding sequence ATGAGTAAAGTAGATCACAAACTGGAAATAGAATCATTAGCGTTACACGGCGGACAGGAAGCCGATCCGACAACAGGCTCACGAGCTGTTCCGATTTACCAGACAACCTCGTATCAATTTAAAAACAGCGATCACGCAGCGAATCTTTTCGGCCTGCGGGAATTCGGCAATATTTATACGCGTCTGATGAATCCCACGACGGATGTGCTTGAAAAACGCATCGCACTTATTGACGGCGGAGTCGGCGCTCTTGCAACAGCAAGCGGACAAGCGGCAATTTCACTTGCTTTGCTCAACATCGCACAGGCAGGTGATGAAATTATTTCCGCAGACAATCTTTATGGCGGCACTTACAATCTGCTCCATTACACATTCGCACGGTTTGGCATAAAGGTAAATTTTGTCAAATCAAACGATTTGGCCGCTTTTCAAAAAGCAATCACACCAAAAACAAAAGCTATCTATGCTGAATCCATCGGCAATCCGAAATTGGATGTCGCTGATTTGGAAGGCCTCGCAAATGTCGCTCACAAAAACGGCATTCCATTTGTTTTGGATAACACTGTTTCGCCTTACCTTTTGCGGCCAATAGATTTTGGAGTTGATATTGTTGTATATTCAGCGACCAAATTTATCGGCGGTCATGGAACATCTGTTGGCGGACTCATCGTAGATTCGGGAAAATTCGACTGGACGAATGGAAAATTCCCGCTTATTGCGGAACCGGAACCGAGTTATCACGGCATCAATTTTGTCGAAGCTCTTAAACCATTAGGTAATATTGCTTATATCATCAAAGCAAGAGTAACGCTTTTACGTGATTTAGGGCCCGCCCTTTCTCCTTTCAACTCTTTCCTGTTTACGCAGGGACTTGAAACATTACATCTAAGACTGCCAAGACACTCTGAAAACGCGATGGCTGTCGCTAATTATCTGAAGAAACATCCCAAAGTTTCGTGGGTTAATTATCCGGGTCTTTCATCGAGTCCTGAAAAAGACAGAGTAAAAAAATATCTGCCGAAAGGTGCCGGTGCGATTTTGGGATTCGGAATCAAAGGCGGTCTTGAAGCAGGTAAAAAATTCATTGATTCACTCGATCTTATTTCACATCTTGCAAATGTCGGCGATGCGAAGACTCTGGCTATTCATCCTGCGACAACGACGCATCAGCAGCTTTCGCCAGCAGAACAACTGGCAACCGGTGTAACGCCCGACTTTATTCGTCTGTCTGTCGGCATTGAACACATCGACGATATTATCGCCGACATTAATCAAGCTCTGGAGAAAGCATAA
- the hisG gene encoding ATP phosphoribosyltransferase, producing MSEQILKLGIPKGSLEKATFELFEKAGFSITGYERSYFPRINDEQISLIMLRAQEMSRYVEDGVLDAGFTGYDWILENKSNVHEICELRYSKATSNPARWVLAVPNESKVKKAEDLEGGIVATELVGATKEYFKKKGIKVKVEFSWGATEVKARLVNAIVELTETGSSIKANNLRIIDTLLTSRTKFIANKEAWKNKFKREKIENISILLNAAIDAKTTVGLKMNAPKSKLKEVLGILPAEKSPTVSPLADEKFVAIEVVVDTITERNIVPKLKRAGASGIITYPLNKVIH from the coding sequence ATGTCAGAGCAGATTCTCAAACTCGGCATCCCGAAGGGAAGCCTTGAAAAGGCCACGTTTGAACTTTTTGAAAAAGCGGGCTTTAGTATAACCGGTTATGAAAGAAGCTATTTCCCCCGCATCAACGACGAGCAGATTAGTCTTATTATGCTCCGTGCACAGGAAATGAGCCGATACGTTGAAGACGGCGTTCTCGATGCAGGCTTCACAGGATACGACTGGATTCTCGAAAACAAATCAAACGTACACGAAATTTGCGAACTGCGATACAGCAAGGCGACTTCCAATCCGGCAAGATGGGTGCTGGCTGTTCCGAACGAATCAAAAGTGAAAAAAGCCGAAGACCTCGAAGGCGGCATTGTCGCAACAGAACTTGTCGGAGCAACAAAAGAATACTTCAAGAAAAAAGGCATTAAAGTCAAAGTTGAATTTAGCTGGGGTGCAACAGAAGTCAAGGCAAGATTAGTCAACGCTATCGTTGAACTGACAGAAACAGGTTCAAGTATCAAGGCTAACAATCTGCGTATCATCGACACCCTGCTTACCTCAAGAACAAAATTTATCGCCAACAAAGAAGCGTGGAAAAACAAATTCAAACGCGAAAAAATTGAAAACATTTCAATTTTATTAAACGCAGCGATTGACGCTAAAACAACCGTCGGTCTGAAAATGAACGCTCCAAAAAGCAAGCTTAAAGAAGTGCTCGGCATTTTGCCTGCTGAAAAAAGCCCTACCGTTTCACCTCTTGCGGATGAAAAATTTGTCGCGATCGAAGTCGTTGTCGATACAATAACCGAAAGAAATATTGTGCCTAAACTCAAACGGGCAGGCGCTTCTGGAATTATTACTTATCCCTTAAATAAAGTTATACATTAA
- a CDS encoding DUF3034 family protein — MKRLLTFFTTATWLILISSTSTYAGVPLNNLEGVGGVAFNPLAYTAGNKTKDAEPNFHGKFSLDDVITSKPQIGTWYVNLRQSKIDWSTVGIAQTFFNRLEVSYGFENISTSFQDIQKHNIGTKLLLLEENFNDWSFAPAISIGAVAKHTDYDTPAGVENSGLDFYIVATKMIKSLPKPVLISGGLLSTKGRVLGVLGFDDERDEVLFGNIDVLPLKNVAVGVEYRQGAQFSDFKNADYWDAHVAWFITKDLSLVAAYVVTGNRTGSPAVGLGDGIVLSAQYAF; from the coding sequence ATGAAACGATTATTAACATTTTTTACAACAGCAACGTGGTTAATTTTAATAAGTTCAACTTCAACTTACGCGGGCGTCCCGTTAAACAACCTTGAAGGTGTCGGCGGTGTGGCGTTCAACCCCCTTGCGTACACCGCGGGTAATAAAACAAAAGATGCAGAGCCAAATTTCCATGGTAAATTTTCGCTCGATGATGTCATCACAAGTAAACCCCAAATTGGAACCTGGTATGTAAATTTAAGACAAAGCAAAATTGACTGGTCAACAGTCGGTATAGCTCAAACATTTTTTAATCGACTGGAAGTTTCTTATGGGTTTGAAAATATTTCGACAAGTTTTCAGGATATACAAAAGCATAATATAGGCACCAAATTGCTTTTGCTTGAAGAAAATTTTAATGACTGGAGTTTTGCTCCTGCGATTTCAATTGGTGCCGTCGCGAAGCATACGGATTACGACACGCCGGCAGGTGTTGAGAATTCAGGATTAGATTTCTACATAGTCGCGACCAAAATGATTAAATCACTGCCGAAACCTGTTTTGATATCCGGCGGTTTGCTTTCGACTAAAGGCCGTGTGCTGGGCGTTTTGGGATTCGATGACGAACGTGATGAAGTTCTCTTCGGCAATATCGATGTATTGCCGCTGAAGAACGTTGCCGTGGGCGTTGAATACCGGCAGGGAGCACAATTCAGCGATTTCAAAAACGCAGACTACTGGGATGCACATGTTGCGTGGTTTATAACTAAAGATTTGTCGCTTGTCGCGGCTTATGTAGTAACAGGAAACCGTACGGGAAGTCCGGCAGTCGGACTCGGTGACGGAATTGTATTAAGTGCACAATACGCTTTTTAA
- a CDS encoding YebC/PmpR family DNA-binding transcriptional regulator yields MSGHSHWAGIKHKKAANDAKRGKVWSKIARIIIVAAKNGGPDPGQNLALRYAIDKAKQANMPKDTIEKAVKKGAGGGDNIAFVPIFYEGYAHGGVAIIAEALTDNRNRTGPEVRKIFDHHGGSLGSTGCVSYMFSKKGMIHVLTKDADEDELMELVLSAGAEDMQNTGEAYEITCEQAAYENLKKAIDDKKIPVQSSEISMIPQNSIPINDPVAAKKILALIDELEENDDVQNVYANFDIPDDIIEKAQG; encoded by the coding sequence ATGTCAGGACATTCACACTGGGCAGGAATCAAACATAAAAAAGCCGCTAACGACGCAAAACGCGGGAAAGTATGGAGCAAGATTGCACGTATAATTATCGTTGCCGCCAAAAACGGCGGGCCTGACCCCGGGCAAAATCTTGCACTGCGTTACGCTATCGATAAAGCCAAACAGGCAAATATGCCCAAGGACACAATCGAAAAGGCTGTGAAAAAAGGCGCCGGCGGCGGCGATAATATCGCCTTCGTTCCCATTTTTTATGAAGGCTATGCACACGGCGGCGTGGCTATAATAGCCGAAGCATTGACCGACAATCGCAATCGAACTGGGCCTGAAGTCAGAAAAATTTTCGACCATCACGGCGGCTCTTTAGGCTCAACCGGATGCGTAAGCTATATGTTCAGCAAAAAAGGGATGATTCACGTATTGACCAAAGACGCAGACGAAGACGAATTGATGGAACTGGTCCTTTCTGCGGGCGCAGAGGATATGCAGAACACCGGCGAAGCCTACGAGATAACCTGCGAGCAGGCCGCTTATGAAAATTTGAAAAAAGCAATTGATGACAAAAAGATACCGGTTCAGAGCAGCGAAATATCAATGATTCCGCAAAATTCCATACCAATAAACGATCCAGTGGCGGCAAAAAAGATTCTCGCTTTGATTGATGAACTCGAAGAAAATGATGACGTCCAGAACGTTTACGCGAACTTTGATATTCCAGACGATATTATCGAAAAAGCACAAGGATAA
- the cysK gene encoding cysteine synthase A, producing the protein MAKIFDDITKTIGNTPLVRLNKIAEGLNATILAKIESFNPLSSVKDRLGIALIEDAEKNGLLHKDSVIIEPTSGNTGIALAFAAAARGYKLILTMPETMSQERRQLLKIFGAELVLTEGLKGMSGAIAKAEELAKSTPNSFIPHQFNNPANPEIHRKTTAEEIWNDTDGKIDFLVAGVGTGGTITGISEVIKKRKKSFKAIAVEPDTSPVLSEGKAGPHKIQGIGAGFVPQVLNKDIIDEIVRVKDDDAGQTARLLAKTDGILAGISGGAALWAALEIAKRMENKGKLIVVILPDTGERYLSTWLFQ; encoded by the coding sequence ATGGCAAAAATATTTGATGACATAACGAAAACCATCGGTAATACGCCTTTGGTCAGGCTGAATAAAATTGCTGAAGGTCTGAACGCAACAATTCTGGCCAAAATTGAATCGTTCAATCCGCTCTCAAGCGTCAAGGACAGATTAGGTATCGCATTAATCGAAGACGCAGAAAAGAATGGACTGCTGCACAAAGACTCTGTAATTATCGAGCCGACAAGCGGTAATACAGGAATCGCTTTGGCGTTTGCGGCTGCGGCAAGAGGTTACAAACTGATACTTACAATGCCGGAAACTATGAGCCAGGAACGACGGCAACTACTGAAAATTTTCGGCGCAGAACTTGTGCTGACTGAAGGCCTCAAAGGAATGAGTGGAGCGATAGCCAAGGCAGAAGAATTAGCGAAAAGTACGCCAAACAGCTTTATACCGCATCAGTTCAACAATCCGGCAAATCCTGAAATACATCGCAAAACCACCGCAGAAGAAATATGGAATGACACTGACGGCAAAATCGACTTTCTTGTCGCGGGTGTTGGGACAGGCGGTACAATTACCGGCATATCAGAAGTAATCAAGAAGCGAAAAAAGAGTTTCAAAGCAATTGCCGTTGAGCCGGACACTTCGCCGGTGCTTTCGGAAGGAAAAGCCGGTCCGCACAAAATCCAAGGCATCGGCGCAGGTTTTGTCCCGCAAGTATTGAACAAAGACATTATCGACGAAATCGTTCGCGTAAAAGATGACGATGCAGGCCAAACAGCAAGGCTTCTGGCAAAAACAGACGGTATTCTGGCAGGTATTTCAGGAGGCGCAGCGTTGTGGGCGGCTCTTGAAATCGCTAAAAGAATGGAAAATAAAGGTAAATTGATAGTTGTGATTCTGCCGGATACGGGCGAAAGGTATCTTTCAACGTGGCTGTTTCAATAA
- a CDS encoding YezD family protein, translating to MNQTNRKTEYSTNEAIVKEIASSIAGLDYGNVLIKVHDAKIVQIEITERKRYDDYWNIEKGGGI from the coding sequence ATGAACCAAACTAATAGAAAAACTGAATATTCGACGAACGAAGCTATTGTAAAAGAAATTGCATCTTCTATCGCAGGGCTTGATTATGGGAATGTATTAATCAAGGTTCACGATGCGAAAATAGTGCAAATCGAAATAACTGAACGGAAAAGATATGATGATTATTGGAATATTGAGAAAGGAGGCGGCATCTGA
- the rbfA gene encoding 30S ribosome-binding factor RbfA codes for MPSRRQERMARVIKEAVSDIINNHLQDPRIEGFISVTEVRPQPDMKSAEVFISIMAENDTKQRLSFTAIQHAAGRIQALLGDYIESRYCPHLYFHLDERLKKTMETMRLINEVSKELNIEQEIEEAEESEETEEK; via the coding sequence ATGCCAAGTCGCAGACAAGAAAGAATGGCTCGTGTTATTAAGGAAGCGGTTAGCGATATTATCAATAATCACCTGCAGGACCCTCGCATCGAAGGTTTTATAAGTGTAACAGAAGTCAGGCCGCAACCTGACATGAAAAGCGCTGAAGTGTTCATTAGTATCATGGCGGAAAACGATACGAAGCAACGGCTTTCCTTTACCGCTATTCAGCATGCGGCAGGCAGAATTCAGGCGCTGCTGGGCGATTATATCGAGTCAAGATACTGCCCGCACCTTTACTTCCATTTGGATGAAAGGCTCAAGAAAACAATGGAAACGATGAGACTTATCAATGAAGTCTCTAAAGAACTTAATATAGAACAGGAAATAGAAGAAGCAGAAGAATCAGAAGAAACAGAAGAAAAATAA